A stretch of the Balneola vulgaris DSM 17893 genome encodes the following:
- a CDS encoding YfcC family protein has product MKFSFPHPLAILLFFIAMAATLTHLIPSGEYQRVIDEETGREIVVANSYQEVDSEPIGVFETFIKIPEGIIYGADIVVLILIIGGAFVVVDKTGAFNQGLTALANRFQHSRYVVMALTGVTFAIAGALNNLQEEIIAMVPFLILMTDRLGYSRIAAIGISAGNAALGAAFSPVNPFGVLIAQSIAEVTPFSGSLFRIVVMAIAVAFWITWVIKKGKTVDEAIVYEHDSKSKLSARSAIILLLVVATFATMVYGILIWEWDYNQMSALFFVMGITCGLIGRLGINGTSKAYAGGFQEMAFAAVIVGLARSLYLILEEGKVIDTMVYALFNPLQDLPVTVSAVGMTVSQAILHIPVPSNSGQAVLTMPLLSPLADLIGMSRQVMILCYQYGASTMDMITPTNGALLAVLTAAGVSYKEWFKFAWLPLLCVIGIGLVAIMVAIMIGL; this is encoded by the coding sequence ATGAAATTTAGTTTCCCACACCCTCTCGCCATTCTACTTTTTTTTATAGCAATGGCTGCTACTCTTACACACTTGATCCCATCAGGTGAATACCAACGCGTAATTGATGAAGAAACCGGACGTGAGATTGTTGTAGCTAATAGTTACCAAGAAGTTGACTCCGAACCAATTGGGGTATTCGAAACCTTCATCAAAATACCTGAAGGCATCATATACGGAGCGGATATTGTAGTATTGATCCTCATTATTGGTGGAGCTTTTGTAGTTGTTGATAAAACAGGAGCCTTCAATCAAGGACTTACGGCCTTAGCGAATCGATTCCAGCACTCTCGTTATGTAGTAATGGCTTTAACAGGTGTTACCTTTGCCATTGCGGGTGCATTGAATAACCTCCAAGAGGAAATAATAGCCATGGTTCCATTCCTCATCCTGATGACCGATAGATTGGGATATTCTCGGATTGCAGCCATTGGTATAAGTGCAGGAAACGCAGCCCTTGGTGCTGCTTTTAGTCCTGTAAACCCATTTGGAGTTCTAATAGCTCAATCTATTGCTGAAGTAACTCCATTCTCAGGTTCGCTATTCAGAATTGTAGTTATGGCCATTGCCGTTGCATTTTGGATTACTTGGGTAATCAAAAAAGGAAAAACGGTAGATGAAGCCATTGTGTATGAACATGATTCTAAGTCAAAACTATCCGCTCGTTCAGCTATAATATTACTCCTTGTGGTAGCCACTTTTGCAACTATGGTATATGGCATTCTGATTTGGGAGTGGGATTACAATCAGATGTCGGCACTCTTTTTTGTGATGGGTATTACCTGTGGACTTATTGGTCGATTAGGAATCAATGGTACTTCTAAAGCGTATGCCGGTGGTTTTCAGGAAATGGCCTTCGCTGCCGTAATCGTAGGACTTGCCCGTAGCCTCTATCTGATACTTGAGGAAGGCAAAGTTATAGACACTATGGTGTATGCCCTCTTCAACCCCCTTCAAGATCTTCCTGTAACGGTTTCTGCAGTTGGGATGACCGTATCTCAAGCAATTCTCCATATCCCCGTTCCAAGTAATTCTGGGCAAGCTGTACTAACTATGCCATTACTCTCTCCATTAGCCGATTTAATCGGGATGTCGCGACAAGTAATGATTCTTTGCTACCAGTACGGTGCATCAACCATGGATATGATTACCCCCACTAACGGTGCGCTACTTGCCGTACTCACGGCAGCAGGGGTGAGTTACAAAGAATGGTTCAAATTCGCTTGGCTCCCATTGCTTTGTGTGATTGGCATTGGACTAGTTGCCATCATGGTTGCAATTATGATTGGACTATAA
- a CDS encoding threonine synthase, translating into MEKMYAPTTYVSHLACSKCGQEFDIKSLQTFATCCERPLIVRYNFLDLGKEELIGRPLNMWRYREVLPVIHDENIVSLSEGMTPILDMPRLSQKYGLRTVILKDEGLNPTGSFKSRGLSMAVSKAKELGVTECVIPTAGNAGGALSAYCARAGMKVTVLMPDITPDIFQEECKFYGADLILVDGLIDRCGELSKEVQERTGAFNMSTLKEPYRIEGKKTMGYEIAEQLNWQLPDVIIYPTGGGTGLIGIWKAFKEMVELGWIHEEDLPKMVVVQTENCAPVVKYIHGQEIDEATIKRSIANGLAVPKAFGRDLIKETVEESNGYAITVSEDQIYESTLEIGSQEGISVATEGGAIWAALKDLVSDGRVKSDEKILLLNTGSGNKYLENLRNYR; encoded by the coding sequence ATGGAAAAAATGTACGCACCCACTACTTATGTATCCCATTTAGCCTGTTCTAAATGCGGTCAAGAATTTGATATTAAAAGCCTTCAAACATTCGCTACATGTTGTGAGCGACCGTTAATTGTACGGTATAATTTCTTAGATCTCGGCAAAGAAGAGCTCATCGGTCGCCCTTTGAATATGTGGAGATACCGTGAGGTATTACCTGTTATCCATGACGAGAATATTGTTTCCTTAAGCGAAGGAATGACTCCTATTCTAGATATGCCTCGTCTTTCGCAAAAGTACGGATTAAGAACGGTGATACTGAAAGATGAAGGATTGAACCCAACCGGATCTTTTAAGTCTAGAGGGCTAAGTATGGCCGTTTCAAAAGCGAAAGAGCTAGGCGTTACGGAGTGTGTGATTCCAACGGCAGGAAATGCAGGAGGTGCGCTTAGTGCCTATTGTGCTCGTGCAGGAATGAAAGTGACGGTATTAATGCCGGATATCACTCCAGATATATTTCAGGAAGAATGTAAGTTCTATGGAGCCGACCTCATTTTAGTGGATGGTTTGATTGATCGTTGCGGGGAGCTATCAAAAGAAGTGCAGGAGCGAACGGGGGCATTCAATATGTCTACATTAAAAGAACCATATCGCATTGAAGGCAAAAAAACCATGGGATACGAAATTGCCGAACAATTGAATTGGCAACTTCCAGATGTGATTATTTATCCAACAGGTGGAGGAACAGGACTCATCGGTATATGGAAGGCCTTTAAAGAAATGGTAGAATTAGGCTGGATTCACGAAGAAGATTTACCCAAGATGGTGGTTGTTCAAACCGAAAATTGTGCGCCTGTTGTGAAGTACATCCACGGGCAGGAAATTGATGAAGCCACTATTAAACGCTCCATAGCTAATGGCTTAGCCGTTCCTAAGGCCTTTGGTAGAGATTTAATCAAAGAGACTGTAGAGGAGTCGAATGGCTACGCTATTACCGTTTCAGAGGACCAAATCTATGAAAGTACTCTCGAAATCGGTTCGCAAGAAGGAATATCAGTAGCTACAGAAGGTGGAGCTATTTGGGCGGCCCTTAAAGATTTAGTGAGCGATGGTAGAGTAAAATCGGATGAAAAAATTCTATTATTGAATACCGGAAGTGGTAATAAGTACTTAGAAAATCTACGTAACTATCGCTAA
- a CDS encoding LysR substrate-binding domain-containing protein, protein MISFQYNVFFEVATNLSFSKAAELLYITQPAVSKHIKKLEAEIGVPLFERKGNSICLTGPGEKLLDHMYKAKNLERLIQSDMDIIKSRREARGELRVGASTTISLYVLPKVFSAFHKRFPKIQLLLINRNSENILKALVNKEIDLAIIEGKYEVNSFQQAEFMEDEIIPVCSSRSPYAKSELCIEELKALPMIMRERGSGTLSVLANELEQNGIKLGDLKIIARLGGTEALKNYLLEDEAIGFLSRLAIQRELASNTLREVKVEGLSVKRQFYFVMRKGEEEGSLIKSFKQIAAHQYNQDL, encoded by the coding sequence ATGATTTCTTTCCAGTACAATGTGTTTTTTGAAGTAGCTACAAATTTGAGTTTCTCAAAAGCCGCTGAGTTGTTATACATAACACAGCCGGCGGTAAGTAAGCACATAAAAAAGCTGGAAGCTGAAATCGGCGTTCCTCTATTCGAACGAAAAGGCAATAGTATTTGCCTAACAGGTCCTGGCGAAAAACTGCTAGATCACATGTATAAGGCGAAGAACTTAGAACGCCTTATACAATCAGATATGGATATCATCAAAAGTAGGCGAGAGGCTAGAGGTGAATTAAGAGTAGGAGCTAGCACTACTATTTCACTGTATGTGCTGCCAAAAGTGTTTTCAGCTTTTCATAAAAGATTTCCAAAAATTCAGCTATTACTCATCAATCGTAATAGTGAGAATATCCTGAAAGCACTTGTGAATAAAGAAATCGATTTAGCCATTATAGAAGGGAAATACGAAGTGAACTCCTTTCAACAGGCCGAGTTTATGGAAGATGAAATTATTCCAGTGTGTTCGTCCCGTAGCCCATATGCAAAGTCGGAATTGTGCATTGAAGAATTGAAAGCGCTGCCAATGATTATGCGTGAAAGAGGTTCGGGTACATTATCAGTGTTAGCCAACGAACTAGAGCAAAATGGCATTAAGTTGGGTGATCTTAAAATCATTGCTCGACTAGGAGGTACCGAAGCCCTTAAAAATTATCTTTTAGAAGATGAGGCTATAGGTTTCTTATCACGATTAGCTATTCAGCGAGAGCTAGCATCAAATACGCTTCGAGAAGTTAAAGTAGAGGGATTATCCGTGAAGCGGCAGTTCTACTTTGTGATGCGAAAGGGCGAAGAAGAAGGTTCGTTAATAAAATCCTTCAAACAGATTGCGGCGCATCAGTATAACCAGGATTTATAG
- the gldC gene encoding gliding motility protein GldC: protein MQKKEINITVELDQENVPSNIIWRATDLQGLDEAQCRAMLLSLWDSDKKDTLKLDLWTREMTVDEMKIFFHQTLVTMADTLKRATNDERITGDMMDFCDYFAEKMEIKG from the coding sequence ATGCAAAAAAAAGAAATTAACATCACAGTAGAATTAGATCAGGAAAACGTACCATCTAACATCATTTGGAGAGCAACAGATTTGCAAGGTCTTGATGAGGCGCAATGTAGGGCTATGTTACTTTCATTGTGGGACTCAGACAAAAAAGACACCTTGAAGCTAGATCTGTGGACGCGCGAGATGACCGTTGATGAGATGAAGATTTTCTTTCATCAAACACTCGTTACCATGGCAGATACCCTCAAACGTGCTACCAACGATGAGAGAATCACTGGTGATATGATGGACTTCTGCGATTACTTTGCAGAGAAGATGGAAATTAAAGGGTAA
- a CDS encoding RluA family pseudouridine synthase, translating to MEEKKTTIYEFTVPDGQHESIRLDVYITSFVENATRNKVQDAIKDGYVQVNGKKEKASYKMQPGDKIFIELPKPPPPEAKPEELDLNLMYEDDDIIIVNKEAGMVVHPAYGNWTGTLVNGLMHHVDELAEHDDNDLRPGIVHRLDKDTSGVLVVAKNDEALAKLSAKFAEKDVERTYWAIVWGTPAEEGTIEGDIGRSKHDRKLMTVLPNGRGKHAITHWKVLEYFDYLSLVEVRLETGRTHQIRVHFNHIGHNIFGDKTYGGTSVRYGPNTGARKVLFHKLITGLNRQALHAKTLGFEHPRTGEKVSFDSELPEDFAHVLKSLRENCKAEY from the coding sequence ATGGAAGAGAAGAAAACGACGATATACGAATTTACAGTTCCTGATGGACAGCACGAGTCGATACGCTTGGATGTATACATCACCAGCTTTGTTGAGAATGCTACACGTAACAAAGTGCAAGACGCTATTAAAGACGGTTATGTTCAAGTGAATGGCAAGAAAGAGAAGGCATCGTACAAGATGCAGCCGGGCGATAAAATATTTATTGAGCTGCCTAAGCCTCCACCACCTGAGGCTAAACCCGAAGAATTAGATTTGAACTTGATGTACGAAGATGACGACATCATCATCGTAAACAAAGAAGCAGGCATGGTGGTACATCCAGCCTATGGAAACTGGACAGGCACTCTAGTAAACGGATTAATGCATCATGTGGATGAATTAGCAGAGCATGATGACAATGACCTCAGGCCTGGAATTGTTCACCGCTTAGATAAGGATACCAGTGGGGTACTTGTAGTAGCAAAAAATGACGAAGCACTAGCCAAACTATCTGCTAAGTTTGCAGAGAAAGATGTAGAAAGAACCTATTGGGCTATAGTTTGGGGTACTCCAGCAGAAGAAGGAACCATTGAGGGAGACATTGGCCGATCGAAGCACGATCGTAAGTTGATGACCGTACTACCTAACGGACGTGGTAAACATGCGATAACTCATTGGAAAGTACTCGAGTATTTTGATTACCTAAGTTTGGTAGAAGTTCGATTGGAAACGGGGCGTACTCATCAAATTCGTGTTCACTTTAATCATATAGGGCACAACATTTTTGGAGATAAAACCTATGGGGGAACCTCGGTTCGCTATGGTCCTAATACTGGGGCTAGAAAAGTACTCTTTCATAAATTGATAACAGGCTTGAATCGCCAAGCTTTACACGCAAAAACTTTAGGCTTCGAACACCCTCGAACAGGTGAAAAAGTGAGTTTCGATTCGGAACTTCCAGAAGATTTCGCCCATGTGCTCAAAAGCTTACGTGAAAACTGTAAAGCTGAATATTAA
- the recN gene encoding DNA repair protein RecN, giving the protein MIQSLYIKDFALIDELEVQFGEGLNIVTGQTGAGKSIIIGALNMILGERADTEVIRRGTDRAIAEATIQYFEQPDLARFLEEHEIEVRPYMVLRREIRQTGSRAFINDTPVTIGVLKSIGDHLVDLHGQHDHQLLLKEENHRSVVDGFGEVGPVLEAYQKEYHAMKELKKQLSALKKRERELQEKTELYRFQVNELEQARLSIEEEEEMIAEMNLLDNAEVLDQKAAMISEMNDHDEVSISHLLNQLKLNLEDLSRIEPEFSTYLEEINAARVSVNEAIQFAERYRNNIEFNPQRLEELRKRQSELNRLQKKYQRDIPELIAYLSEIQRELSLADNFDLEIEKLEKSVQNQGKKLAQSARNLHELRKEIGIKLSDQIAKELAKLGINSAQFEVQVNYLINNQGWVSIEGEPVECTEFGCDDIRLYISTNKGEEPKPLAKIASGGEISRVMLALKSILAKEQSLPVMIFDEIDTGISGEISEKVGQAMRRLSSECQIIAITHQPQIASQAHHHFKVAKTEHDERTTSQIIALSDEEHIHEVASLMSGAEITEHTLKSAQELINRSVHQN; this is encoded by the coding sequence ATGATACAGTCGCTATATATAAAAGATTTTGCTCTCATCGACGAACTTGAAGTTCAATTTGGTGAAGGCTTAAACATTGTAACGGGTCAAACAGGTGCTGGTAAGTCTATCATTATTGGTGCACTCAATATGATTCTAGGCGAACGTGCTGATACCGAAGTTATACGTAGAGGAACCGATCGTGCTATTGCCGAAGCCACCATTCAATATTTTGAGCAGCCAGATTTAGCTCGATTTTTGGAAGAGCATGAAATTGAAGTGCGACCATATATGGTTTTAAGGCGTGAGATACGCCAAACTGGTAGCCGTGCTTTTATCAACGATACTCCTGTTACTATAGGTGTGCTCAAATCTATTGGCGACCACCTAGTTGATCTCCACGGACAGCACGATCATCAGTTATTATTGAAGGAAGAAAATCATCGTTCTGTAGTAGATGGCTTTGGAGAGGTAGGCCCAGTATTGGAGGCCTATCAAAAAGAGTATCATGCAATGAAAGAGCTTAAAAAGCAGCTTTCAGCCTTAAAAAAGAGAGAGCGTGAGCTGCAAGAAAAAACGGAGCTTTACAGATTTCAAGTGAATGAACTAGAGCAAGCAAGGCTATCCATAGAGGAAGAAGAGGAAATGATAGCTGAGATGAACTTGCTCGATAATGCCGAAGTGTTAGACCAAAAAGCGGCCATGATTTCCGAAATGAACGATCATGACGAAGTGAGCATCTCTCACCTTCTAAATCAACTGAAATTGAACTTGGAAGATCTTTCCCGCATCGAGCCTGAATTTTCAACGTACTTGGAAGAGATTAACGCCGCTCGTGTAAGTGTAAACGAAGCCATTCAGTTTGCTGAGCGATACCGAAATAATATCGAGTTCAACCCTCAACGACTTGAAGAGCTACGTAAACGCCAATCGGAGCTCAATCGACTCCAAAAAAAATATCAAAGAGATATTCCTGAACTCATTGCGTATTTATCTGAGATTCAGCGTGAATTATCCCTAGCTGATAACTTCGATCTTGAAATTGAAAAGCTGGAGAAATCGGTTCAAAACCAAGGGAAAAAACTTGCTCAAAGTGCTCGTAACCTGCATGAATTGAGAAAAGAAATAGGAATCAAACTATCTGATCAGATCGCCAAAGAACTTGCAAAACTTGGAATAAATAGTGCTCAATTCGAAGTTCAGGTTAACTATCTCATCAACAACCAGGGATGGGTTTCTATCGAAGGCGAACCTGTGGAATGTACCGAATTTGGTTGTGATGACATCCGACTTTACATCTCCACGAATAAAGGTGAAGAGCCTAAGCCGCTAGCCAAAATCGCCTCAGGTGGTGAGATTAGCCGTGTGATGCTAGCCCTAAAATCCATCTTAGCGAAAGAACAGAGTTTGCCAGTAATGATTTTCGATGAGATTGATACGGGAATAAGTGGAGAGATTTCAGAGAAAGTTGGCCAAGCTATGCGACGATTATCTAGCGAATGCCAGATTATCGCTATAACACATCAACCACAGATAGCCAGCCAAGCTCATCATCATTTCAAAGTGGCTAAAACCGAACACGATGAGCGCACAACTTCGCAGATTATAGCACTATCAGACGAAGAGCACATCCACGAAGTGGCTAGCTTAATGAGTGGTGCTGAAATCACAGAACACACCCTAAAAAGTGCCCAAGAGTTGATTAATCGATCGGTTCACCAAAATTGA
- a CDS encoding T9SS type A sorting domain-containing protein, giving the protein MRSLFYSVVILFLFSISASAQIDYNSEIQPIFNNSCTSCHGGTSGVTLSSYSATMNSTGSQYGIKIVIAGNADGSPLVDKIEPNPTHGSQMPTNGTLSSDEITKIRQWIAQGANEVATSNEEEELQSPTDYSLLGNYPNPFNPSTTIQLRLKESAEYRVSIYNVNGQRVASMLGRASAGTQQLNVNLAEQPSGIYIYRVRVMQGNKSVFIGSGKMTLVK; this is encoded by the coding sequence ATGAGATCTTTGTTTTATTCAGTGGTAATACTCTTCCTTTTTTCAATTTCAGCGAGTGCTCAAATTGATTATAACAGTGAAATCCAGCCTATTTTTAATAACAGCTGTACTTCATGCCATGGCGGAACAAGTGGAGTAACTCTATCAAGTTACAGCGCCACTATGAACAGCACGGGTAGTCAATACGGAATCAAAATTGTTATAGCAGGAAATGCCGATGGAAGTCCGCTCGTTGATAAGATTGAACCCAACCCTACACATGGTAGTCAAATGCCGACTAATGGTACATTAAGTTCAGATGAAATCACCAAAATCAGACAGTGGATTGCTCAAGGAGCTAATGAAGTAGCTACTTCCAATGAAGAGGAGGAACTTCAAAGCCCAACAGATTATTCACTGCTCGGCAATTATCCCAATCCATTCAACCCCTCTACCACTATCCAGCTTCGCTTAAAAGAAAGTGCAGAATACAGAGTGAGTATTTACAATGTAAATGGACAGCGAGTAGCGTCCATGTTAGGTAGGGCAAGTGCCGGTACCCAACAGTTAAATGTGAATTTGGCAGAGCAACCGAGTGGGATATACATATACCGAGTTCGGGTGATGCAAGGGAATAAAAGTGTGTTCATCGGTTCAGGCAAGATGACCTTAGTTAAATAG